Part of the Streptomyces sp. HSG2 genome, TTGATCCCCTCATAGGGGGGATCAACACCGACCCGGCGCGCGGTGGGCGCCTCTCCGGCCGGCACCTCGGAACCTGCGAGGCCCGGCGTTTCGAGGCCGTGACGGGCGATCAGCTCCTGCGCCTTGGCGGTGAGCGCCTCCGCCTCGTCCGGGAAGTCGGTCGCCTCCGCCTTGGCCAACAGGGCGCGGACCCGGGTGAGGAGTCGGGATTCCGCGGGCCGCCCGGGTCCGCGCCGGGGCCCGTCCCGCCCGTCGCCCTCCAGCGCCTCCAGCACCGGGAGCCGGACCAGCAGGCGGTACGACTCCAGGACGACGGTGGCCCGCGAGAAGCGGTCTCCGGCGGCCGGCTCGCCGTCGTGCCGGTCCAGATCGCGCACCTGCGCCGCCCAGCGCTCGCACCGGGGCACGTCGCCGGGCGCCTGGGCGAGGATCGACTCGACGACCGGCCGCACGTGGCGGTCGCCCAGCTCCCGGCGGACGACCCGGACGACATCGGCGGGCATCCAGCCGCGCGCCCAGGCGCCGGAGACGAACTCGACGCCTCGACGAAGGAGTTCCGTGTCGGCCGCCGGATCGGCCGCCAGCAGCGACGCGGCGATGTCGAGACTCGCTTCGGCGGTGTCGTGGAGGGCGAGCCGTAGGGCACGGTCCACGGTGTCGGGCGTACTCACCCCCCGATGGTGTCACGTCCCCCCCACCGCCCACCGTCAACCCATGGTTGACGCGAAAGAGGGGTGCAACCTACGGTTGACACATGACCGAACACGCGAACCCCACGCCTTCCGTCATCGCCCCCACCGTGCGCCTGGACGACCTGATCACGGCCATCCGCCGGTCGCACCCGGCCCCTCTGGACCAACTGGAGGACGCGGTCCTGGCCGCCGAATACCTGACCGACATGGCCGACCACCTCATCGGCCACTTCGTGGACCAGGCCAGGCGCTCGGGCGCCTCCTGGACCGAGATCGGCGGCCGGATGGGCGTCACCCGGCAGGCCGCCCAGAAGCGCTTCGTCCCCAAGGAACCGAGCAGTCCCGAACAGGAACCGGGCTTCGGCCGCTTCACCCCGCGCGCCCGGGGCGTGGTGGCCGCCGCTCACGAAGAGGCCAGGGCCGCCGGCGCCACCGAGGGGCTCCCCGCCCACCTGCTCCTCGGCTTGCTGCGCGAACCCGGAGGGTTGGCCGCTCAGGCCATCGCCGCGCAGCACGTCTCCCCCGACGCCGTCCGGGAGGCGGCCCGGGCCACACTCCCGACGGCGGACCCGGAGGCGCCGGCGGTGGTGCCCTACGGCGCCGGGGCGCGAAAGGTCCTGGAACTGTGCACCAGGGAGGCGCTCCGCCTGGGCCACCACCACGTCGGCACCGAGCACCTGCTCCTCGCCTTGCTGGAGCACGAGAACGGCCGGGGCCCGCTCGGCGGGCTCGGCGTCGCCAAGGAACCGGTCGAGCGCCACATCACCGACACCCTCGCTCTGCTGACCCGGCCCGAGACCGCGACACCGGCGGACTCGGCCTCCGGCCGCCCGCCGCGGACCGGGCAGGACACCTGACGGGCCACACGCGAGGTCCGCCCGGCGCGGCGGTTCGTCGGCCGGGCCTCCGCCGCGGCGTCCGCGCCGACACCCCTCCGCCGGACGGGGGACAGGCGTTCCTCCCGGTACGGGGACGGTGAGGGGACGAGGGGTTACCGCCCTGGCTGAGAAGTTGGAGACCGTACGAACCCGAGCGAGGAGACGAAATGCGCGACAACCAGATCACCCACCGAGTCATCGCCCTCACCCACGCGGAACTGCGCGAGGACGACGACGGCTCGATGGTTCCGCACGGTGTGCCGACGGCTTCCCTGGGTGCCGCTATTGTCGGCGTGAGCGTCGCAGCCGTATTCGGAATCTGCGTCGCCTCCGCGGTCATCGCCAATATCGACTGAGGTCGGACCGACCAGCCCGGCTGCCCGCCCCGCGTCCTCACCGCGCGAGGGCGGTTCGGCCGTGGGATGACCGAGGCACCGGGCGAGTGGCCCCGCGCCACGAGCGGTGCCGCTCAACCGCCGTTCGTGTCCGCGGCGGTCGTGCGCGGCATCAGGCGCTCGGCGAGCAGCCCGAGGGCGACCCCGGCGGCCGCGCTCCCCACCGCCATCCACCGCAGAAGCCCGTCCACGGAGCCCCCGAGGCCCACGTGCTCGGCCCGCACCTCGATGAAGGTCGCCCCCGCGGCGACGCAGAGACCGGCCACACCGATCACGATCGCCAGCTCCACGCCGGACGCCTGACCGGCCCGCTCGACGGGGACCACCACCTGGGTGCCGATGCTGCCCAACGCCCAGCCCATGCCGTACCCGAAGCCGGTCAGCGCCAGCCCCGGCAGGTAGGCACCGAGCCCGCCGTCGAAGGACGCGACGAACAGTCCGAGCGCGCCGACCAGGGTCGCCAGGGTCATGGTGCGAGGCATGTCGAAGCGCTCGCCGAGGCGGCCGGAGAGGGGGGCCGCCACGCCCGCGGCGACGGACGCGGCGAGGAACACCAGCCCCGACACCAGCGGGGAGTAGCCGTCCACCTCCTGGAGCTGGATCGTGAAGCCGTACATGGCCACGACGAAGGCCAGGTTGGCGACCGTCGCCATCGCGGTGATGATCACATAGGGCTTGTTGCGGAACAGGTCGAGCGCCACCAGCGGCCAGCGTGCCACCCGCTCCCTGAGCACGAACAGGACCAGCAGCAACACCCCCACCACCGCGAGTCCGGCGACCACGCCGCCCGGCCAGTCCGTGGAACGGTCGACCGCGTAGGTGACGACCGCGATGCCGAGGGCGACGGCGAGGACGCCCGGCAGGTCGATCGAGCGGGGCACGGTGGTGTCGCGCGACTCGCGCACCCCGAGGATCACGACGGCGATGGCCACGGCGCAGGTCGGGACATTGAACAGCAGGACGACCCGCCAACTCAGCAGTTGGGTGACCCCACCGCCGAACACCGGCCCGAGCGCCAGCGCCACGGCACCGATCCCGTAGGCGTCGCCGATGGCGCGCATGGTGCGTTCGGGTGGATAGGCGTCCGTGATGACGGCGATGGCGAGAGGGAAGAGGATGCCGGCGCCGACCCCCTGGACGATGCGCATCACGATGATCACTCCGGCCTCGGAGGACAGCCCCGCGGCGAGCGAGGAGAGACCGAACACCGCCAGACCGACGAGCAGCATCCGTCGACGACCCAGGATGTCCCCCAGTCTGCCTCCCGGGATGAGCACCGCGGCGATCGCGAGCATGTACCCGCTGATCACCCACTGCAACGAGGTGGTCGTTGTGCCCAACTCGGTGGCCATGCGCGGCAGCGCCAGGTTGAGCGCGAGGAAGTCGAGCTGGACGACGAAGATGCAGAGGGAGGACGCCACCAGGGTGAGGGCCGGACGGGGGTGCGCCCGTCGGGGATCGTGGCCGCCGGGGCCGGCCCCTCGCCCCTTACCGTGCCGCCTCGGGTGACGGTGTCCGAACCGCATGGCTGGCTCCCACTTTCCGTACCGACCGCCCGCCCGGCGGACCGGTCGGGCGCCCCGGCGCCGACGGTCGGGGACCGGCGGCGGCGCCGGGAGAGGAGGACGGCGCCCATCTTCGCCCAGGAGACGGCCCGAGGACGTTCTCCGGGGTTCCTCCGCATGTCCCCCTCCACCACCAGGGGCCCGGCGACGGGAGGGCCCAGAGCCCGAGCCGGCCGGACTGTCCCGACGCCCCGGGCGGGAACGCCCGGCACACGACCGCTTCGAGACCGTGTCCCACCGGGGGATGGAGTCGCCGCAGGTCTACCGTGTGACGGTGCCTCGGAGAAGTGGACACCAACGCGCCCGGTGGACCCGGACGCAGGTGCTGACCGTCTTCACCACCGGGCTCGGCCTCTCCATGGTCTTCCTCGACGCCCTGATCGCCAACGTGGCGCTGCCGGACATCCAGCGGGACTTCGGGGTGGGCGAGGCAGGGCTCCAGTGGGTGGTCGCCGCCTACTCCATCGGTATGGCCGTCTTCATCATGGCCGGGGCCACCACGGCCGACCGTTTCGGACGCCGGCTCCTCTTCCTGATCAGCGTCTCCGTCTTCACCGCCGCCTCGGTGGCCGCCGGGCTCGCCCCGAGCCTCACCCTGCTGGCCATCGCCCGCGCCGTCCAGGGCATCGCCGCGGCGACGGTGACGGTGACGTCGCTGGCCCTGGTGAGCGCGGCGTTCGACGACGTCGGGGAGCGGGCGAAGGCGATCGGCCTGTGGACCGGGGTGGCCAGCTTCGCCACCGCTCTCGGACCGACGGTGGGCGGGGTCCTGACGCAGACCGTCAGTTGGCGCGCGGTGTTCATGGTCAACGTGCCCGGCGGGGTGGCCGTCCTCGTGTTGACCCTCCGCCACGTCGTGGAGTCCCGGGAGAGCCGGCCCCGCGGGTTCGACTGGGGCGGGCAGCTGCTGTTCATCGTGGCCATCGGGGCGCTGTCCTACGGCCTGATCGAGGGCCAGAGCGCCGGGTGGGCGTCGACACTGATCCTCACCCTGTTGGCGGTCGGAGCGGTCGGACTCGCCGCCTTCGCCTGGTACGAGTACCGGAACCCGGACCCGATGATGGACGTCCGGCTCTTCGGCCGCCGCGTCTACGCGGTGGGCATCGCCACGATCCTGTCCGCGTTCTTCGGCGCGTACGGGATGCTGTTGATCGTCACGCAGTACTTCCAGAACATCGAGGGATACACGCCGGAGGAGGCCGGGCTGCTCATCCTCCCGTTCTCCTTCAACATCATGCTGCTCTCGCCCATCTCGGGGCGGCTGGTCGCGCGGTACGGGTCGCTGCGGATCGCGAGGATCGGGCAACCCCTGCTGGTCGCGGGGCTCGTCGTCGTCATCGTCGGAATGCCCCTGTCGCTGGCCGTGGTCGCCGCCGGTCTGTTCGTCTGCGGAGCCGGTGTGGCCCTGCTGGCCACCCCCGTGACCGCCCTCGCGATGAGCGCGGTGCCCTCGGACCGCGCGGGCATGGCCTCGGGCATCATGAGCGCGCAACGGGCGATCGGCTCGACCTTCGGCTTCGCCGTCCTGGGCAGCATCCTGGCCGTCTGGCTGGGCAGCACGCTCGACGACCGGCTGAACGACGTGGTGCCGGACGCCGAGGCCCGACAGGCGATCGTCGATCAGATCATCGACGACGCCAACCCCCGCGCATACGCCGCCGAGGTCGGGCCGGGCCGGGCGCTGTCGTCGCCGGCTCCCGGCCAGACCGAGGCCATCGCCGAGGCGGCCAAGCAGGACTTCGTGGAGGGGTGCCAGGTGAGCATCGCGTTCGGTGCCGCGCTGTGCGCGCTCACGATGGTCTCGCTGTGGAGGACCACCGGGGTGGCCCGGGGCGGGTCGCCGGAGCGACCCGCCTGACGGAGACGCCCGCGCGGCCTCGCCTCCCGGGGCCGATGCGCGATCCGGGCGGTCAGGGCCGGCGTGTCGAGGCGAGCGGGCGCCGTTCGGCGGAGTGCGGCCCCGGGACGGACGCCCGAGGCGGCCGACGCGGGAGTTCTCCCCGCTCGCCGTCTTCCGCCCGAAACAGCCACGGCAGCCTCGGCTGGACGACCGGGCGGGCGAGCCGACGAACCGGGGCCGACGCGAGCAGCATCGACAGGGCCACCGCCAGGACCACCACCAGTCCCTGTTCCCACCACGGCCCCACCCAGTCCATCCCCCACCAGCGCAACACCGGTCGCAGCACCAGCGGATGCAACACGTAGACATAGAGGCCACCGGCGCCGAGGTACGTCACCCACGGGAGTCGCCGGCGCGGCACCGCACGGACGAAGGCGAGCGCGATCACGGTCCCGCAGAGCAGCACCCCCGCACGGATCGTCCAGGCCCAGGGCAGGGACGTGGGATGGCCGGCGTCGTAGGGGCCGCTCATCCGGAGCCAGCCGAACGACACGTCGTGGCGGACGTACCAGGCCGAGACGGCGGTGACCGCCAGAACCGAGACCGCGGCCGGTCCGCTCCACCGGGCCCGCATCAGCTCGTCCAGCGCTCCCTGCCGCAGCCTCCAGCCGACGACGAAGAAGGGGAGAAAGCACACCGTCCGCGACAGCGACAGCGAACCGTCGAAATCGGACAGGTATCCGACGACCAGGGCCGCCACCACGGACGTGGTCAACGGGTGGCGAAGCCGCGCGAGGCACGGGAGGCCCAACCGCCAGAAGAACAGGGAGAGAAGAAACCACAGGGCCCACGGCGGATCGACCACCTGGAAGCTCCAGTCGCCGTAGAACCAGCGCTGTTGCAGGGTGTGCAGGAGACCGATGAGCAGGTACGGCACCAGGATCGACTCGACCAGCCGGCGCGCCCCCCTGGGGGTGAGGGTGTCGGCCCCGCTGAAGTAGCCCGCGACCATGACGAACACGGGGACGCGCAGCGCCCAGGTGGCGATCTGCAGCCAGCGCAGCCCGTCCCGGTCGGTGATCGTGTCGGTCGCGTGTCCGAGGACGACGAGGGTGCCCGACAGAAACCGGAGGTTGTCCCAGTGCGGGTCGCGGCTCTCGGCCGCCGCACCGCCCCGCGTTGATCCGAACCGTCGACTGCGCATCCCCACAAGATCCATCACCTCGACGTCCGCCCGCTGGACGCCAGGTGAACCCTCGTCGACGATCGCCCCGAGCGGAGACCGAAGGCCGCGCGGCCCTGCCCGCACGGAGGCGAGCGCGCCCCGCAAGCGTTCACCCCGGGGCGGGCGGCGCACACGCCTCCGGCGCCTCGCGGGTGTTCAGCCCACGCGCTGCATGGCCTTGCGCCGCCGCTCCGCGACCGCCGACCCGGACTCGCGCCGGGCCATCCGGCGGAGCAGGGGCGGGGCGATCAGCAGCCCCGCGACCGACCAGACTCCCAACGCCACCAGCGTCCCGAGCCGCCGCCAGGAGCCGCCCACCTCGGCGACGACGGCGTCGGCGGGGAGCATCGCCGAACGAATGCCCAACCCGCTCCAGTAGATCGGGAAGAACTGCCCGACCGCCTGAAGCCACTCGGGCAGCCGAGTCAGCGGGACGTAGATCCCCGAGACGGCCACGAGCCCCATCACCGGCAGCATCAACAGTCCGACCGTCCGCGGATTGGTGACGAGAGAACCGATCACCGCGCCCACCGGCAGGGTCGCCACCAGACTCAACGGCACCACCCACAGCAGCGTCAGCAACCCCGCGGCCCCCTGCCCGGCCACTCCGTCCACCAGGAGCAGACCCGCCACGAGTGCCGGCAGCATCGAGGCCAGCGCCGTGCCGGACACCATCACGATCTTGCCGACCAAGTGCCCGACCATCCCGTTCGGCACCGACTTGGCCCGCAGCAGCGTCCCGTCCTCCCGCTCGGCCGCCAGGATCTGGGCCATCGTGATCACGCCCGTGAAGACCAGCGTCATCCCGAGCAGACTCGGCAGGGCGAACGCCGCGACGGAGACCTCGGTACCCTTCAGCGAGTCGTCCCGGAAGAAGAACAGGGGCGCGATCAGCATGACCGTCCAGAGGGCGAATCCGAAGACGTCCTGCCCGTTGGTGAAGGTGTGACGCAGCTCCGTCACCCCTCGGCGCACCCCCACCCGCACCGCGTGCCACATCGGGTTCATCGCGCCCCCTCCCCCAAGCGTCGCACCGGACCGTCCTCGGGGACGATCCCCGCCTCCCACTCCCTGACCATCAACAGATAGGTGTCCTCCAGGCCGGCTCGGCGCACCTCCAGGTCGCCGATGGCCTCGCCGTGCTCCTCGAACAACCGGCGGACGAAGCCGGTGGGCTCTTCCGTCTCCCGGACGAAGGGCCGTCCCTGCCGCGTCCAGCGCACGGTGGCGCTCGCCGACGCCTGCCGGGAGAGTTCCTCGGCGGAGCCGTCCGCCACGATCCGGCCCCCGGCGAGAAGGAGGATGCGGTCCGCGAGTTTCTCCGCCTCGGCGAGGTCGTGCGTGGTCAGCAGGACCGTGGTGCGCTCGTCGGCCAGCCCCCGCACCAGACGGTGGAACTCGCTGCGCGCCTGCGGGTCCAAGCCGGCCGTGGGCTCGTCGAGGAAGAGCATCTCGGGCCTGCCCACGATGCCGATCGCCACGTCCAGACGGCGACGCTGCCCCCCGGACAGCGCTCCCACCCGCTGCCCCGCCTGCTCCGTCAGCCCGACGGCGGCAAGGAGTTCGTCGACGTCCCAGGGGCGCCGCACCGACGCCGTGGAGTACGGCGCGTAGTACGCGCCCAGGTGGGCCAACAGCTCCCGCACGGCCCACTTGCCGTGATCGCGCCAGGACTGCAGCACCATGCCCAGCCGGGCCCGCCACCACTCGTCGCCGGTGGCCGGGTCCACGCCGAGCACGGACACATGCCCGGAGGAACGCGCCCGGAACCCTTCGAGGATCTCGATGGTGGTGGTCTTCCCCGCCCCGTTCGGCCCGAGCAAGACGAGGACCTCCCCCCGCCGGGCCGTGAAGTCGACTCCGCGCAGCACCTGACGGTCTCGGTAGGACATCGTCAGGTCGCGCACCTCGACGACCGCGTCGTCCGGCGGCGAACCACCTCGCCCGTCGATCGACGCTTCGGCTTCCGTCATGGCACTCCCCCTCCGGCACCGCGCGGCCCGACCCAGGCCGCCCTTCGGCCACGCGCCCGATCGGGGCGGCTGTCTCCCCGGGTCTCGACGGCCGCGCGCCGTCCCCCACTTGTCGTACGACACGAGTAGTCGACCTCGGACACTCTACTGAAGACACCCGCGCGTGGCCCGTCCCCACGCACCCGGCGGGCGCATGAGGCGAGACGCGTCACCACACACCGGGATAGCGTCGGCACACCATCAGACCGCCAACCCCCGACAACCCCACGGTGACTCATGAGCGCGTGCCTACGAGACCGGCGACCCCCGTAGTCGACACACACGTGATTCTGCGCGACGGCGATCACGTGCTGCTCTCCCAGCGCGGCGGCCCCTACGGCTACGGCCGGTGGCACGCCCCCTCGGGCAAACTGGACGCCGGCGAACCGCTCACCGTAGGCGCCGCCCGCGAACTACGCGAGGAGACCGGCGTCGAGGTCCGGCCCGAACACCTACGACTCGTGCACGTCGTGCACCACAGGCAGGATGCGGCCAGTCAGCGGATCGGCTTGTTCTTCCTGGCGACCAGATGGACGGGCGAGCCGGTGAACCGTGAGCCCGAGAAGTGCCTCGCCCTGCGTTGGTGGTCGGTACACGCGTTGCCCGTGGACATGATCGAGTACCCGGCCGCCGGACTGCGCGGATACCTCGGGAACGCGGAGCCGCTCACCGAGCACGGCTGGCCGTAGACCGCGGCCGACCCCGCGCACTCGCCGTCCTGCCGTCAACTGCCCGCGATGACGGCCGTCGTGACCGTCACCGCGATGATCGTTGCCATCGCGTCGTCCGCGGCCTTCACCACGTTGCGCACGGCCGTCGCGGACCACTGGCCATGCGAGATCGACTCCATGACCGCCGCGGCCCGGCGCGTGTCGGCGTCCGGGAATGCCAGACGGTGCAGTTTCGCTCCGTGCAGCAGGGCCACCAGGCTCGCCGTACGAACATCCGGCGCCGCGCCCCGGAGGACGACCTCGTCGAGGCGAAGTCGTACCGCCGCCTCCACGGATCCGTCGGCCTCCGGATAGCGACGAACAGGGAAGAGACCGAGCACCTTCTTCCTCTCCTCCCAGACCAGCCCCTTCTCGATCAGGCCCGTGTTCGCCCGGGTCAGCGCCTCCGTCTTCAGTTGGTCGATCCAGTACTTGATCTTGCGCGGATCGGCCTTGTCGACGATGGCGGCGAGTGCGGTGTCGAGGGCGGGCTCGCCCAGCGGACTCGGATCGACGACGGTGACCTTGTCGTCGGTCACGTCGATCCGGTCGGCCAGCGCCAGTTCCACCAGCGAGGCCGCGGAGATGGCCAGGGCCACCTTCGCCGATTCCTTGGCGGTGCCGGATTCGTCGTCCAACGACAGGAGCAGGAGCTGCTCGCCGAGCGTGGTGGGGACTTCCGCAGAGTGTTCCATCGGTTTTGGTCCTTTCCTCCAGTGTTCGGGCGAGGTCGGTCGTTGACGACCACCGTCGGCGCCCTCAGCGGCCCGGTGAGTGGCCCCACCTCAGGCCGACGCAAGGTCCGGGATCGAGATGTTCCGCAGGTGAGCGGTCCGTGACGTGGAAGACCGAAGCTCCCTTGAGCGGGGTGACGCAAGTCGCCCTGTGCCTTCGGAGCCTCGGTGAATCGTCAGTCTGCCATGTGTGCCCGTCATGGAGTCGATGTCGCTCGCGTCGGAGCGGACGTTGCTACTGCGGCGGCCGGCCGAGGTGAGAGGCCCACGTGATCCTCGGGGCCGGTCCCTCTCGCTGGTGTCGTTGCTGTCGGTCACGCTGTGCGCGACGGCCGCCGGGTTCGGCTCGTACCGGGTCTAGCTCAGGATCAGCGTCCCGCAGCCGCTTGCGGCCCAACGCCCGCCGCCCGAACCCGGCCATCCGGCTCCTCACCGCGTTCCAGCTCCCGCAACCCGCGCGACACCGTCGACTCCGCACCCCCGCAGCACCCGCCACCGAGTGAATCCCGCCATGCCCCGCACGCGGGCAGCAGCCCCCCAACGCCGGCCGTCGCCGCCGCTCGTCCAGATGCGGCAGCAACAGCCCGAACACCTCCGCCAGTCCCGCCTCGATCCCCTCCGACACACTCGCATCCTACGGGCCAACAGCCTTCATAGCGCCAGGAGTTATTTATCGACAGCTCCCTGACCTCAACCCCCCTTGACACCAGTGGAAATCCCTTGACTTCCCGGCCTTGGGTCAAGGCCCTTCCGGGAAACCCGGGGCCCCTCAGTCACCACCGGACACGACATCGACCTCTACCGCCGGATTCAACGAACTACCGGTAGCTAAGACCGTGTGGCGACCCCGCACCCGTCACCCGCGGCCTGAATACGCTGGTCGATCGATGTGCTGCGGTCGTACGGATCGACCTCGGCACCGGACGCGCCGGTCGGCCGTTCCGTCTCGAAAGCTGGTGTGAAGTAGCCGGTGTGGGCGCCGCAGCCGCCGTTGGTCATGTCGAGTTTGTACGAGACGAGCGAGAGCGTTCCCGGCTTTGTGATCACCTTGGCCGGATCATCCCAGCTCATCACGATCTCGCGCCGTACGATCGTG contains:
- a CDS encoding DUF2786 domain-containing protein, with amino-acid sequence MSTPDTVDRALRLALHDTAEASLDIAASLLAADPAADTELLRRGVEFVSGAWARGWMPADVVRVVRRELGDRHVRPVVESILAQAPGDVPRCERWAAQVRDLDRHDGEPAAGDRFSRATVVLESYRLLVRLPVLEALEGDGRDGPRRGPGRPAESRLLTRVRALLAKAEATDFPDEAEALTAKAQELIARHGLETPGLAGSEVPAGEAPTARRVGVDPPYEGIKALLLDAVAGANGCRAVWQEDLGFSTVVGFEHDLEVVELLYASLSVQADAAMVRAEAVERAGGRKRTKTFRRSFLAAYAGRVGGRLREVARAAHPEDGGTLPVRAAREVAVDDRVERMFPRATATRLRGVDDEAGWVAGTDAADRARVAAPRALGGRRG
- a CDS encoding Clp protease N-terminal domain-containing protein; its protein translation is MTEHANPTPSVIAPTVRLDDLITAIRRSHPAPLDQLEDAVLAAEYLTDMADHLIGHFVDQARRSGASWTEIGGRMGVTRQAAQKRFVPKEPSSPEQEPGFGRFTPRARGVVAAAHEEARAAGATEGLPAHLLLGLLREPGGLAAQAIAAQHVSPDAVREAARATLPTADPEAPAVVPYGAGARKVLELCTREALRLGHHHVGTEHLLLALLEHENGRGPLGGLGVAKEPVERHITDTLALLTRPETATPADSASGRPPRTGQDT
- a CDS encoding MFS transporter yields the protein MASSLCIFVVQLDFLALNLALPRMATELGTTTTSLQWVISGYMLAIAAVLIPGGRLGDILGRRRMLLVGLAVFGLSSLAAGLSSEAGVIIVMRIVQGVGAGILFPLAIAVITDAYPPERTMRAIGDAYGIGAVALALGPVFGGGVTQLLSWRVVLLFNVPTCAVAIAVVILGVRESRDTTVPRSIDLPGVLAVALGIAVVTYAVDRSTDWPGGVVAGLAVVGVLLLVLFVLRERVARWPLVALDLFRNKPYVIITAMATVANLAFVVAMYGFTIQLQEVDGYSPLVSGLVFLAASVAAGVAAPLSGRLGERFDMPRTMTLATLVGALGLFVASFDGGLGAYLPGLALTGFGYGMGWALGSIGTQVVVPVERAGQASGVELAIVIGVAGLCVAAGATFIEVRAEHVGLGGSVDGLLRWMAVGSAAAGVALGLLAERLMPRTTAADTNGG
- a CDS encoding DHA2 family efflux MFS transporter permease subunit, which translates into the protein MPRRSGHQRARWTRTQVLTVFTTGLGLSMVFLDALIANVALPDIQRDFGVGEAGLQWVVAAYSIGMAVFIMAGATTADRFGRRLLFLISVSVFTAASVAAGLAPSLTLLAIARAVQGIAAATVTVTSLALVSAAFDDVGERAKAIGLWTGVASFATALGPTVGGVLTQTVSWRAVFMVNVPGGVAVLVLTLRHVVESRESRPRGFDWGGQLLFIVAIGALSYGLIEGQSAGWASTLILTLLAVGAVGLAAFAWYEYRNPDPMMDVRLFGRRVYAVGIATILSAFFGAYGMLLIVTQYFQNIEGYTPEEAGLLILPFSFNIMLLSPISGRLVARYGSLRIARIGQPLLVAGLVVVIVGMPLSLAVVAAGLFVCGAGVALLATPVTALAMSAVPSDRAGMASGIMSAQRAIGSTFGFAVLGSILAVWLGSTLDDRLNDVVPDAEARQAIVDQIIDDANPRAYAAEVGPGRALSSPAPGQTEAIAEAAKQDFVEGCQVSIAFGAALCALTMVSLWRTTGVARGGSPERPA
- a CDS encoding ABC transporter permease; this translates as MNPMWHAVRVGVRRGVTELRHTFTNGQDVFGFALWTVMLIAPLFFFRDDSLKGTEVSVAAFALPSLLGMTLVFTGVITMAQILAAEREDGTLLRAKSVPNGMVGHLVGKIVMVSGTALASMLPALVAGLLLVDGVAGQGAAGLLTLLWVVPLSLVATLPVGAVIGSLVTNPRTVGLLMLPVMGLVAVSGIYVPLTRLPEWLQAVGQFFPIYWSGLGIRSAMLPADAVVAEVGGSWRRLGTLVALGVWSVAGLLIAPPLLRRMARRESGSAVAERRRKAMQRVG
- a CDS encoding ABC transporter ATP-binding protein, with protein sequence MTEAEASIDGRGGSPPDDAVVEVRDLTMSYRDRQVLRGVDFTARRGEVLVLLGPNGAGKTTTIEILEGFRARSSGHVSVLGVDPATGDEWWRARLGMVLQSWRDHGKWAVRELLAHLGAYYAPYSTASVRRPWDVDELLAAVGLTEQAGQRVGALSGGQRRRLDVAIGIVGRPEMLFLDEPTAGLDPQARSEFHRLVRGLADERTTVLLTTHDLAEAEKLADRILLLAGGRIVADGSAEELSRQASASATVRWTRQGRPFVRETEEPTGFVRRLFEEHGEAIGDLEVRRAGLEDTYLLMVREWEAGIVPEDGPVRRLGEGAR
- a CDS encoding NUDIX domain-containing protein; the protein is MILRDGDHVLLSQRGGPYGYGRWHAPSGKLDAGEPLTVGAARELREETGVEVRPEHLRLVHVVHHRQDAASQRIGLFFLATRWTGEPVNREPEKCLALRWWSVHALPVDMIEYPAAGLRGYLGNAEPLTEHGWP
- a CDS encoding GPP34 family phosphoprotein, coding for MEHSAEVPTTLGEQLLLLSLDDESGTAKESAKVALAISAASLVELALADRIDVTDDKVTVVDPSPLGEPALDTALAAIVDKADPRKIKYWIDQLKTEALTRANTGLIEKGLVWEERKKVLGLFPVRRYPEADGSVEAAVRLRLDEVVLRGAAPDVRTASLVALLHGAKLHRLAFPDADTRRAAAVMESISHGQWSATAVRNVVKAADDAMATIIAVTVTTAVIAGS